In Nicotiana tabacum cultivar K326 chromosome 2, ASM71507v2, whole genome shotgun sequence, the following proteins share a genomic window:
- the LOC142167863 gene encoding uncharacterized protein LOC142167863: MEQKVSWTIQAAVTVAFPNCKLNWPWVKVCEEVERMQPIMKYWTVTWTKPIGDMVKVNTYGSFMDTRRAGIRGVVRDSNGDLLMAFSIPVQCKSNNEVEAVATKIGGEWCIQLGYTRFHLELDSLIVANMITEGCTKNVKMEQIIRDAKRSITQVEVVVSHCYREANQVVDALVKRAAISGNNSYFYNFQNLPKEARGPFLLDKWQLPSIRSRHDKVNFFVS; this comes from the coding sequence ATGGAGCAGAAGGTTAGCTGGACAATTCAAGCAGCTGTGACAGTTGCCTTTCCTAACTGCAAACTTAATTGGCCTTGGGTGAAAGTCTGTGAAGAGGTGGAGAGGATGCAACCAATAATGAAGTACTGGACGGTCACATGGACTAAACCAATAGGAGATATGGTGAAAGTAAATACATATGGTAGTTTTATGGACACTAGGAGAGCAGGTATAAGAGGGGTGGTAAGAGACTCTAATGGAGATCTCCTCATGGCTTTCTCAATACCTGTTCAATGTAAAAGCAACAACGAGGTCGAAGCTGTGGCAACTAAAATTGGTGGTGAATGGTGTATACAACTAGGCTACACCAGATTTCATCTAGAGCTTGATTCTCTGATCGTGGCCAACATGATTACAGAAGGATGTACCAAGAATGTAAAGATGGAGCAGATCATCAGAGATGCCAAAAGAAGTATCACCCAAGTAGAAGTTGTGGTCTCTCACTGCTATAGAGAAGCCAATCAGGTTGTTGACGCGTTAGTCAAAAGAGCTGCAATCTCTGGCAACAATTCCTATTTCTACAATTTTCAGAATCTCCCTAAAGAAGCTAGAGGTCCTTTCCTACTAGATAAATGGCAATTACCTAGTATAAGAAGTAGACATGACAAAGTTAATTTTTTTGTAAGCTAA